Proteins encoded by one window of Mercenaria mercenaria strain notata chromosome 4, MADL_Memer_1, whole genome shotgun sequence:
- the LOC123543648 gene encoding uncharacterized protein LOC123543648, whose product MTDCSEKLKEKDFQNWLKAALAVSIAKKGIEPYVSNIITEFHQNALEDILSSKEFKDEALCTACTNNSLLPTTNKAKHNKGQDTLPKCQKHVCDRLRTKIVISHAYQDPSWRNNRVEKWCHCPWEIAKCYMPPDGYKTASSGSDTDLNGILSVMMNHLEFTNDKDECQKARDVTNRMRHSPNLSMNEQELEDHLKVLITFLDCETYLENNPAAVAALSNIKKLKEAKLTISTDDITEVLKTYVKDEIEESTRRSLDDIDQERRRCLEKIIEEINNLHSTKSESLDKILTARKEALHDIDEAKASSIDELKRTKLSSIDEINQCRQTTRATSTEESYETLKHDLKEDLLIFNNKLYTTIPLSPLFEKKDTPLVGFYVQPTINCVQYPWNESHRSDIKTEINCLSDIFKTKRRNEIYVTSKAGLGKTVFCKRLAVAWCHAHGERTIETTFETEEDLEMMRDFDFTFILPLREARSSDCDVDKMIQHQIIRHLARSQRYKLDFLQDILTKERCLIILDGLDEWTHPKGKSCKTLNDIPHRKARQNCTILTTTRTWKFSLLSLSTNQIDNLVQITGLGEKAAEQLIDNAVSKFSSDNIPDSKRSIKDFHHKLQENSINKFKSVPLILIHLICLWHKHQTIGESYCEIFSNIIGLHLNRAQIRSKDTEYPDIKKRKVDIPKCIQINKYCGAFHEVLKSLGQLAFHTFFHQDRENSLVFDIETAKQYLGQHFEFCLSTGLLTQNKGVENDFFGNVPRVSFAHKTFQEFFAALHVCTMVDDPTEIRPVIEICSTVKDILSVSNFFIFLNGMCPDKARTLSFTFYRVISSSDTVTGYRSDMGSWNYFVGYNETIKRIQSLFVDCVNESIDNGHTPVEFQIEDIIIDSDFQTESYSKVLKPILETNGKDVKSVKIREVKTKVEFSDIVQLLRKNGRAALEKLDLKCEICDESLEFLLQESVQSLKCFIMKGGQWLGNIWSHSHVRLSNKSIQIIWGMKQLEELYLRNIEMTHGQFDHLLGFVSGSTNMRHIGLGFIKCQKHDDYCSDTKLDLSNHSQLRMIEIGSIPISEVQINTRSLEVCYVGSFAKSVVLSKVLTFLSTAPKLHVFCCGFLTSQTDIEKMLETITHLHNLQHIWLVNMDLGCKTFRLSPKLESIENVFMIRIQMSIKALKKLVEEVQQIKRTVRVGLFDCMVEHHEDYEREIRSLKLSNTVHVIQDETKSQKDFIFKTLG is encoded by the exons ATGACCGACTGTAGCGAGAAACTTAAGGAAAAAGATTTCCAAAACTGGCTTAAAGCTGCTCTCGCGGTCAGTATTGCAAAGAAAGGAATTGAGCCGTACGTGTCTAATATTATAACGGAATTCCACCAGAATGCATTAGAGGATATTCTGTCCTCTAAAGAATTCAAAGATGAAGCGTTATGTACTGCATGTACGAATAACAGTTTGCTACCTACCACAAACAAAGCTAAACACAACAAAGGTCAAGACACTCTTCCCAAGTGCCAGAAGCACGTTTGCGATCGACTAAGAACAAAAATAGTTATAAGTCATGCTTACCAAGATCCTTCTTGGAGAAACAACCGGGTTGAAAAATGGTGCCACTGTCCGTGGGAGATAGCAAAATGCTATATGCCACCGGACGGTTACAAGACGGCAAGTTCTGGTTCAGACACAGACTTGAATGGAATTCTTAGCGTAATGATGAACCACCTAGAATTCACAAACGACAAAGACGAATGTCAAAAG GCCAGGGACGTTACTAACAGGATGAGACATTCTCCAAACTTGTCAATGAATGAACAGGAACTGGAAGATCACCTCAAAGTGCTCATCACCTTTCTAGATTGTGAAACATATCTAGAAAACAATCCAGCAGCTGTCGCAGCTCTAAGTAACATTAAGAAG CTTAAAGAAGCTAAGCTTACTATTTCAACTGATGACATTACAGAAGTTCTTAAAACGTATGTTAAAGATGAAATTGAAGAAAGCACACGAAGGTCATTAGATGATATAGACCAGGAAAGAAGGCGATGTCTTGAAAAAATCATCGAGGAGATAAATAATCTTCACTCAACAAAAAGTGAAAGTTTGGACAAAATCTTGACCGCAAGGAAAGAAGCATTACACGATATAGACGAAGCTAAAGCATCTTCTATTGATGAATTGAAACGAACCAAATTGTCTTCGATTGATGAAATTAATCAGTGTAGGCAAACGACAAGAGCTACCAGCACCGAAGAGAGTTATGAAACATTAAAACACG ACTTGAAGGAAGATCTCTTAATTTTCAACAATAAACTTTACACTACTATCCCGCTTTCACCTTTGTTCGAGAAAAAAGACACACCACTTGTTGGGTTCTACGTTCAACCAACCATCAACTGCGTTCAATATCCGTGGAATGAAAGTCATCGGTCAGatattaaaacagaaattaacTGCCTTagtgatattttcaaaacaaaacgaaGAAATGAAATATACGTGACATCAAAGGCTGGTCTAGGAAAGACTGTGTTCTGTAAACGATTAGCTGTGGCATGGTGCCATGCCCACGGAGAAAGAACGATTGAAACAACATTTGAAACAGAAGAAGATCTTGAAATGATGCGAGATTTTGATTTTACATTCATTTTGCCATTACGCGAAGCACGTAGCTCCGACTGCGACGTAGACAAAATGATTCAGCACCAGATAATTAGACACTTAGCCCGGTCACAGCGTTATAAATTAGATTTTCTACAAGATATACTTACAAAGGAACGTTGCTTGATCATATTGGATGGATTAGACGAATGGACTCATCCAAAAGGGAAATCATGCAAAACTTTGAATGACATTCCCCACAGAAAGGCACGGCAAAATTGCACTATTTTGACAACTACAAGAACTTGGAAATTCAGTTTATTGTCTTTAAGCACAAACCAAATCGACAATCTCGTTCAAATAACTGGACTTGGAGAGAAAGCAGCAGAACAGTTAATTGACAATGCTGTCTCGAAATTCAGTTCTGACAACATTCCTGATAGTAAAAGAAgcataaaagattttcatcataaattgcaggaaaacagtattaataaattcaaaagtgtGCCTTTGATTTTGATACATCTAATTTGCCTATGGCACAAACATCAAACAATCGGGGAATCTTACTGCGAGATATTCAGCAACATCATAGGGCTTCATTTAAATAGAGCTCAAATTAGGTCAAAGGACACCGAATATCCAGATATTAAAAAGAGGAAAGTCGATATACCAAAATGCATccaaattaataaatattgtgGAGCATTTCACGAAGTGCTGAAATCACTAGGACAGTTGGCTTTTCACACGTTCTTTCACCAAGATAGAGAAAACTCACTGGTGTTTGATATCGAAACTGCAAAACAGTATCTCGGACAACATTTTGAATTCTGTCTGTCTACTGGACTGTTAACACAGAATAAAGGTGTAGAAAATGACTTTTTCGGAAACGTTCCCAGAGTCTCTTTTGCACATAAAACGTTTCAAGAGTTTTTTGCTGCTCTGCATGTGTGCACCATGGTTGACGATCCAACCGAAATTAGGCCAGTTATAGAAATATGTAGCACTGTTAAAGATATTCTTTCAGTGTcaaatttctttatatttctgaATGGTATGTGTCCCGACAAAGCCAGAACATTGTCCTTTACGTTTTATCGTGTTATCTCTAGCTCTGATACCGTTACAGGATACAGAAGCGACATGGGATCTTGGAATTACTTTGTGGGCTACAATGAGACAATAAAACGAATCCAAAGCCTGTTTGTAGACTGTGTGAATGAAAGTATTGACAATGGACATACACCAGTAGAATTTCAGATTGAAGACATTATAATCGACTCCGACTTCCAAACAGAAAGCTATTCAAAAGTCCTGAAACCAATACTGGAAACAAACGGCAAAGATGTAAAATCAGTTAAAATCCGGGAAGTGAAAACGAAAGTCGAGTTCTCTGATATAGTACAATTGCTAAGGAAAAATGGTCGTGCTGCTTTAGAAAAACTTGATTTGAAATGTGAAATCTGTGATGAGAGTCTAGAGTTCCTTCTGCAAGAATCAGTGCAGTCTTTGAAATGCTTCATTATGAAAGGTGGTCAATGGTTGGGCAACATTTGGTCACATAGTCATGTTAGGCTCTCCAATAAAAGTATTCAGATCATATGGGGCATGAAGCAACTGGAAGAACTGTATCTCAGGAACATTGAAATGACTCATGGTCAATTCGACCATCTCCTCGGTTTTGTCTCTGGAAGTACGAACATGAGACACATAGGTCTGGGATTCATAAAGTGCCAAAAGCATGATGATTATTGCAGTGATACCAAATTAGACCTTTCGAATCATTCACAACTCCGAATGATTGAAATTGGAAGTATTCCCATCTCGGAAGTACAGATCAATACGCGCTCTTTAGAAGTATGCTACGTTGGCAGCTTTGCAAAAAGTGTTGTGTTGTCGAAAGTACTAACCTTCCTGTCGACTGCGCCAAAACTACATGTCTTTTGCTGCGGTTTTCTAACTTCCCAAACAGACATAGAGAAGATGCTGGAAACAATCACACATCTACATAACTTACAACATATTTGGCTGGTAAATATGGACTTAGGGTGCAAGACATTTCGACTGAGCCCGAAATTAGAAAgcattgaaaatgtttttatgatCAGGATTCAGATGAGTATAAAGGCTCTAAAGAAACTTGTAGAGGAAGTGCAGCAGATTAAGAGGACTGTAAGGGTTGGGCTATTTGACTGTATGGTTGAACATCATGAAGACTATGAACGGGAAATACGTAGTCTAAAGTTATCAAATACTGTTCACGTAATACAGGATGAGACAAAGAGTCAGAAAGACTTCATATTCAAAACACTAGGTTAA